One genomic region from Eremothecium gossypii ATCC 10895 chromosome I, complete sequence encodes:
- the ALE2 gene encoding Ale2p (Syntenic homolog of Saccharomyces cerevisiae YPR114W): MELVRLALGAPVHPLIGEQLVPFLRRHGVVRSEEMLSHMHLVIYVALFYHCCYLVGKHMLFPGLVRWRRAVAPQRLLVQSAIHWVSLVQSVVILTLCYASWPLHTRATHPRPEDRVFATTPVNSVLASFALGYFLWDTVISLRHSSVAFALHGAVSTVVFLIGMTPYINYYAGMFLLFELSNPFLNGHWFARHYLPLGSQTHPHAGDARLVRWSARFALANDLVFFTVFFCARIAYGYYKIGELALDFYRVRADPRFMPYGTAFILGGNLVLNVLNAIWFRTMVCMARDQLYGKRSAAAEQKRAT; the protein is encoded by the coding sequence ATGGAGCTGGTACGGTTGGCGCTCGGGGCGCCGGTGCACCCGTTGATCGgcgagcagctggtgcCGTTTCTGCGGCGGCACGGGGTGGTGCGGTCGGAGGAGATGCTGTCGCACATGCACCTGGTGATCTACGTGGCGTTGTTCTACCACTGCTGCTACCTGGTTGGGAAGCACATGCTGTTCCCGGGGCTGGTgcggtggcggcgcgcggtcgcgccgcagcgcctgctggTGCAGAGCGCGATCCACTGGGTGTCGCTGGTGCAGTCGGTGGTGATCCTGACGCTGTGCTACGCATCTTGGCCGCTGCACACGCGGGCCACGCACCCGCGGCCGGAAGACCGCGTGTTCGCGACGACGCCGGTCAACAGCGTGCTGGCGTCGTTTGCGCTGGGGTACTTTCTGTGGGACACGGTGATCAGCCTGCGGCACAGCTCGGTGGCGTTCGCGCTGCACGGGGCCGTGTCGACGGTTGTGTTTCTGATCGGGATGACGCCGTACATCAACTACTACGCGGGGATGTTCCTGCTGTTCGAGCTGTCGAACCCGTTCCTCAATGGGCACTGGTTCGCGCGGCACTACCTGCCGCTGGGCTCGCAGACGCACCCGCACGCGGGGGACGCACGCCTGGTCCGCTGGAGCGCGCGGTTCGCGCTGGCGAACGACCTGGTGTTCTTCACGGTGTTCTTCTGCGCGCGAATCGCGTACGGCTACTACAAGATCGGGGAGCTCGCGCTGGACTTCTACCGTGTGCGCGCCGACCCGCGTTTCATGCCGTACGGCACGGCGTTCATTCTGGGCGGCAACCTGGTGCTGAACGTGCTGAACGCCATCTGGTTCCGGACGATGGTGTGCATGGCGCGCGACCAGCTGTACGGCAAGCGCTCGGCTGCCGCGGAGCAGAAGCGGGCCACGTGA
- the MEP1 gene encoding ammonium permease MEP1 (Syntenic homolog of Saccharomyces cerevisiae YPR138C (MEP3) and YGR121C (MEP1)) — protein MVRVLEEKYDGATVAFTFMGSALVFVMVPGLGFLYSGLARRKSALALIWVVFSALIVGIVQWYMWGFSLAFSKTAVDNKFIGNLNSFGLRDVYGKASPDADYPELVFAVFQGLFMCVTLAIIAGATAERGRLLPHMVFLFLFATVVYCPVAYWVWSPGGWAAQWGVLDWAGGGPVEILSGVGGFVYSYFLGARRESLLINFRPHNVSMVTLGTSLLWFGWLGFNGCTSLSPNLRSVYAFLNSMMSAAVGGMAWCVLDFRLERKWSTVGLCSGVISGLVAATPSSGCIPLYASLIQGVVAGVVCNFATKLKYYAKTDDSMDILAEHGIAGIIGLLFNAVFAADWVVGLDGSTEHDGGWLTQNWPQMYKQIAYIVAVSGYSILVTSIICYVLNCIPGMQLRASEAAEERGMDEDQIGEFAYDYVEVRRDYFSWGVQNDQSANPSVASSVAEKNAPGVPDDSEGK, from the coding sequence ATGGTGCGTGTGTTGGAGGAGAAATACGATGGCGCGACAGTAGCGTTCACGTTCATGGGCTCTGCGCTGGTGTTCGTGATGGTGCCAGGACTAGGGTTTCTGTACTCCGGACTGGCGCGGCGCAAGTCTGCGCTGGCGCTGATCTGGGTGGTGTTCTCGGCGCTGATCGTGGGCATTGTGCAGTGGTACATGTGGGGCTTTTCGCTGGCGTTCTCGAAGACGGCGGTGGACAACAAGTTCATCGGCAACCTGAACTCGTTCGGGCTGCGGGACGTGTATGGGAAGGCGTCGCCGGACGCGGACTACCCGGAGCTCGTGTTTGCGGTGTTCCAGGGCCTGTTCATGTGCGTCACGCTCGCGATTATCGCGGGCGCGACGGCGGAGCGTGGGCGGCTGCTGCCTCACATGGTGTTTCTGTTCTTGTTTGCGACCGTGGTGTACTGCCCGGTGGCCTACTGGGTGTGGTCGCCCGGCGGCTGGGCGGCGCAGTGGGGAGTGCTGGACTGGGCGGGAGGAGGCCCGGTCGAGATCCTGTCCGGCGTGGGCGGGTTCGTGTACTCGTACTTCCTGGGGGCCCGTCGGGAGAGCTTGCTAATCAACTTCCGCCCGCACAACGTGTCGATGGTGACGCTCGGCACGTCGCTGCTGTGGTTCGGCTGGCTCGGCTTCAACGGCTGCACGTCGCTGTCGCCCAACCTGCGCTCGGTGTATGCCTTTCTCAACAGCATGATGAGCGCAGCGGTGGGCGGCATGGCCTGGTGCGTGCTGGATTTCCGGTTGGAGCGCAAGTGGTCCACGGTCGGGCTTTGCTCCGGTGTTATCTCGGGCCTGGTCGCCGCGACGCCCTCCTCGGGCTGCATCCCGCTGTATGCGTCGCTCATACAGGGTGTGGTGGCCGGCGTCGTGTGCAACTTCGCGACCAAGCTCAAATATTATGCCAAAACAGACGACTCGATGGATATTCTGGCGGAGCACGGCATCGCCGGGATCATCGGGCTTCTGTTCAATGCTGTGTTTGCGGCAGACTGGGTGGTGGGGCTCGATGGGTCTACGGAGCACGACGGCGGATGGCTCACGCAGAACTGGCCGCAGATGTACAAGCAGATCGCGTACATCGTGGCAGTCAGCGGCTACTCCATCTTGGTGACTTCTATAATCTGCTACGTTCTCAACTGCATTCCCGGGATGCAGTTGAGGGCGAGCGAGGCTGCGGAGGAGCGGGGCATGGACGAAGACCAGATCGGCGAATTTGCATACGACTATGTGGAGGTGCGCAGGGATTATTTCTCCTGGGGCGTCCAGAACGATCAATCGGCGAATCCGTCCGTTGCTAGCTCAGTAGCTGAGAAGAATGCCCCTGGGGTCCCTGACGACAGTGAGGGAAAGTAA
- a CDS encoding MFS transporter (NOHBY110; No homolog in Saccharomyces cerevisiae; Syntenic homolog of Kluyveromyces lactis KLLA0F09427g), which produces MAREDMDRGSSWIKETEGGSQTSGPSKGADMQVSVTLDEQQPLVGGQRADEEVLARWRGRWVFPAWLLVCFSTGPTYVMMRSFVPASLQTIAHELGHPKGHPAAHCRPRGDDCYIYVGGRDVQFTAYVLYMRALYTSIEGLIAIVLMGLADFSNYRKWLMTLSIVMYGALATPFVSQGSKTYGALILMSVLYCLMLCCNTIYTITEGSYIPVFMDMARLAAARDAASAKLGDGVEERTAGEPVNPMLRRGAKVSVLGLIMGNLGSIVAVLVGIIITYSRGKPQAEGYSAFLLTITIAGCATIVLGSVASLGIPAIHGSRFPFDPQENKLITICKFPFRRFMYILRDLTHYREAFKYVVAWVLWNIAYSNFMQLFQLSFRATLGSTADKEYFVWQLMTSVIACVGSLTWMAVFRHFSARRTLRAQTQLLKTCLYAMMAVGVVVNFWGSLGASSRVPIGFKHRWEFWFFQVIYVSTSSAIRSLNRVAYSAMLPAGRENQYFGLEIMLGLATGWSQSLLVSVIQDRTGNARFPYIPNTLLLIVSLGFYYWSDLSHGMLAAGKAELHRAAPQDAS; this is translated from the coding sequence aTGGCGCGAGAGGATATGGATCGCGGGAGCAGCTGGATCAAGGAGACAGAGGGCGGGTCGCAGACGTCTGGGCCAAGCAAGGGCGCTGACATGCAGGTGTCAGTGACGCTGGacgagcagcagccgctagtgggcgggcagcgcgccgACGAGGAGGTGCTGGCGCGGTGGCGGGGCCGGTGGGTATTTCCTGCATGGCTCCTTGTGTGCTTTTCGACCGGGCCGACCTACGTGATGATGCGTTCTTTTGTGCCTGCGTCGTTACAGACCATCGCACACGAGCTCGGGCACCCCAAGGGGCACCCCGCCGCGCactgccgcccgcgcggcGATGACTGCTACATCTACGTGGGCGGAAGGGACGTGCAGTTCACGGCATATGTGCTTTATATGCGGGCGTTGTACACGTCCATCGAGGGCCTCATTGCGATTGTGCTCATGGGTTTGGCGGACTTTTCAAACTACCGCAAGTGGCTCATGACGCTGTCGATTGTAATGTACGGCGCACTTGCCACGCCGTTTGTCAGCCAGGGTAGCAAGACCTACGGCGCGCTCATTTTGATGTCGGTGCTGTACTGCTTGATGCTCTGCTGTAACACTATATACACCATCACGGAGGGCTCGTACATCCCGGTCTTCATGGACATGGCGCGCCtcgccgcggcgcgcgaCGCCGCCAGTGCCAAGCTGGGCGATGGCGTCGAGGAGCGCACGGCGGGGGAGCCCGTCAACCCGATGTTGCGTCGGGGAGCCAAGGTCAGCGTGCTCGGCTTGATCATGGGCAATCTCGGCTCGATCGTGGCCGTTCTCGTCGGGATCATCATCACGTACTCCCGCGGAAAGCCGCAGGCGGAGGGCTACTCGGCCTTCCTCCTCACGATCACCATCGCCGGCTGCGCGACCATTGTGCTCGGCTCCGTCGCCTCGCTCGGCATCCCCGCCATACACGGCAGCAGGTTTCCCTTCGATCCGCAGGAGAATAAGCTCATCACCATCTGCAAGTTCCCGTTCCGGCGCTTCATGTACATTCTCAGGGACTTGACGCACTACCGCGAGGCGTTCAAGTACGTCGTCGCGTGGGTGCTCTGGAACATCGCCTACTCGAACTTCATGCAATTGTTCCAGCTCTCGTTCCGCGCCACGTTGGGCAGCACCGCGGACAAGGAGTACTTCGTGTGGCAGCTAATGACCTCGGTCATCGCCTGTGTCGGCTCGCTCACGTGGATGGCGGTGTTCCGCCACTTcagcgcgcgccgcacgtTGCGCGCGCAGACGCAGCTCCTCAAGACCTGCTTGTACGCGATGATGGCCGTGGGCGTCGTAGTCAACTTCTGGGGCTCGCTCGGAGCCTCGTCCCGCGTGCCCATCGGCTTCAAGCACCGCTGGGAGTTCTGGTTCTTCCAGGTCATCTACGtcagcaccagcagcgccatCCGTTCGCTTAACCGCGTCGCCTACTCCGCCATGTTGCCCGCCGGCCGCGAGAACCAGTACTTCGGCCTGGAGATCATGCTTGGCTTGGCCACGGGCTGGTCCCAGTCGCTCCTCGTCAGCGTCATCCAGGACCGCACCGGCAACGCCCGCTTCCCCTACATCCCCAACACCCTGCTCCTGATCGTTTCGCTCGGCTTCTACTACTGGTCCGACCTCAGCCACGGCATGCTCGCCGCCGGCAAGGCCGAGCTCCACCGCGCCGCCCCGCAGGACGCATCGTGA
- a CDS encoding zinc-dependent alcohol dehydrogenase (Non-syntenic homolog of Saccharomyces cerevisiae YMR303C (ADH2)), producing MSSPSIPKTQHAIVFDKNGGPLEYREIEVPEPKPTELLINVKYSGVCHTDLHAWKGDWPLPTKLPLVGGHEGAGVVVAMGENVRGWQVGDLAGIKWLNGSCMSCEACEQGHESNCPDADLSGYTHDGSFQQYATADAVQAAHIPAGTDLAQVAPILCAGITVYKALKSANLRAGNWVAISGACGGLGSLAIQYARAMGYRVLGIDGGDEKEALFRKLGGEVFVDFRKSKDVVADVVKATGGGAHGVINVSVSEAAIESSTEYVRSNGTVVLVGLPGGAKCKSDVFNHVVKSVSIVGSYVGNRADTREALDFFARGLVQCPIKVVGLSELPDIYGKMERGEVAGRYVVDTSK from the coding sequence ATGTCGTCTCCCTCTATCCCCAAGACGCAGCACGCTATCGTCTTCGACAAAAACGGCGGGCCCCTCGAGTACCGCGAGATCGAGGTGCCCGAGCCCAAGCCCACGGAGCTGCTGATCAACGTCAAGTACTCCGGCGTGTGCCACACGGACCTGCACGCGTGGAAGGGCGACTGGCCGCTGCCCACGAAACTGCCGCTCGTCGGCGGGCACGAGGGCGCAGGCGTCGTCGTTGCGATGGGCGAGAACGTGCGCGGCTGGCAGGTCGGCGACCTCGCCGGCATCAAGTGGCTCAACGGCTCGTGCATGTCGTGCGAGGCGTGTGAGCAGGGCCACGAGTCCAACTGCCCTGACGCGGACCTGTCCGGCTACACGCACGACGGGTCGTTCCAGCAGTACGCCACGGCGGACGCGGTGCAGGCCGCGCACATCCCGGCCGGCACCGATCTGGCGCAGGTCGCGCCGATCCTGTGCGCGGGGATCACCGTGTACAAGGCGCTCAAGTCCGCGAACCTGCGTGCGGGCAACTGGGTCGCGATCTCCGGCGCGTGCGGCGGCCTGGGCTCGCTGGCCATCCAGTACGCGCGCGCCATGGGCTACCGCGTGCTCGGGATCGACGGCGGCGACGAGAAGGAGGCGCTGTTCCGCAAGCTGGGCGGCGAGGTCTTCGTCGACTTCCGCAAGTCCAAGGACGTCGTCGCCGACGTCGTCAAGGCGaccggcggcggcgcgcacGGCGTGATCAACGTCTCCGTGTCGGAGGCCGCGATCGAGAGCTCGACCGAGTACGTGCGCTCGAACGGCACCGTCGTGCTGGTCGGCCTGCCCGGCGGGGCCAAGTGCAAGTCCGACGTCTTCAATCACGTGGTCAAGTCGGTGTCCATCGTGGGCTCCTACGTCGGCAACCGCGCGGACACGCGCGAGGCGCTGGACTTCTTCGCGCGCGGCCTGGTGCAGTGCCCGATCAAGGTTGTGGGCCTGTCCGAGCTGCCCGACATCTACGGCAAGATGGAGCGGGGCGAGGTCGCGGGGCGGTATGTGGTGGACACGTCTAAGTAG
- a CDS encoding uncharacterized protein (Syntenic homolog of Saccharomyces cerevisiae YGR122W), producing the protein MASLSVVDIAAVGAGPPRRPDNCAADWPRGGPISSGRSRARPRRGLYARARRRPLPAAETMIAASIQMEAPAAEPYPGAAAQLKAVRGSVAEQLDAWRDYACALLARWLDAGPAHAALGAEAARAVLHMAACYEQLAQELAERAYDDKNAVSEAWRASTAMSKRAIGLAAFIRRLDIPPTAADAALRETYHRVWVLDQQVRVLILAVAKMQRRLGGNRYDELLTLQESDPEKLLENAQVYGRLAQGCAQECRRLGGSAVEPQAARLGVFLEALALALFSVGQYERGECGVALGMVEAAEEQLVAGDIAPREYLGMLREPRRQARQARLRGKLQQLRQRVRRRPAARLHPFVQRVADEFLTPLVVLLRYRYGRANDTLYMQPVVRQWQLPQGRVAETAGTRWEFDGELHEVGAEEQYF; encoded by the coding sequence ATGGCGAGCTTATCGGTTGTTGACATCGCCGCCGTCGGCGCCGGGCCGCCGCGTCGCCCGGACAACTGCGCTGCTGATTGGCCGCGGGGCGGGCCAATCAGCAGCGGGCGGTCACGTGCGCGACCTCGCAGGGGGCTATAtgcgcgggcgcgccgccgcccgctcCCCGCGGCCGAGACGATGATCGCCGCGAGCATACAGATGGAGGCGCCGGCCGCAGAGCCGTATCCgggcgcagctgcgcagcTGAAGGCTGTGCGCGGCTCGGTGGCcgagcagctggacgcGTGGCGCGACTACGCGTGCGCGCTGTTGGCGCGCTGGCTCGACGCCGGCCccgcgcacgccgcgctgggcgccgaggccgcgcgcgccgtgCTGCACATGGCGGCGTGCtacgagcagctggcgcaggaACTGGCCGAGCGCGCCTATGACGACAAGAACGCGGTCTCCGAGGCTTGGCGCGCGAGCACTGCCATGAGCAAGCGCGCTATCGGCCTCGCCGCGTTTATTCGCCGGCTGGACATCCCGCCAACGGCAGCTgacgccgcgctgcgcgagaCGTACCATCGGGTGTGGGTGTTGGATCAGCAGGTGCGCGTGCTGATACTGGCCGTGGCCAAGAtgcagcggcggctgggCGGTAACCGCTACGACGAGCTGCTGACGCTGCAGGAGAGCGACCCGGAGAAACTGCTGGAGAACGCGCAGGTGTACGGGCGGCTGGCCCAGGGGTGCGCGCAGGAATGCCGGCGGTTGGGCGGCTCCGCGGTCGAGCCGCAGGCCGCGCGGCTGGGGGTATTTCTGGAGGCCCTGGCGCTCGCACTGTTCTCCGTGGGGCAGTACGAGCGCGGGGAGTGCGGCGTGGCGCTGGGGATGGTGGAGGCCGCCGAGGAGCAGCTGGTTGCGGGCGACATAGCGCCGCGCGAGTACCTCGGGATGCTGCGCGAGCCTCGGCGGCAAgcgcggcaggcgcggctccgcggcaagctccagcagctacggcagcgggtgcggcggcggccggcagcgcgccTGCACCCGTTTGTGCAGCGGGTGGCGGACGAGTTCCTGACGCCGTTGGTGGTGTTGCTGCGGTACCGCTACGGGCGGGCGAACGACACGCTGTACATGCAGCCGGTGGTGCGGCAGTGGCAGCTGCCACAGGGCCGCGTCGCGGAGACGGCGGGCACGCGGTGGGAGTTTGACGGGGAGCTGCACGAGGTGGGTGCAGAAGAGCAGTATTTCTAG
- the PPT1 gene encoding protein serine/threonine phosphatase (Syntenic homolog of Saccharomyces cerevisiae YGR123C (PPT1)) produces the protein MTAATALDYKNEGNEWVKAKDYARAVEAYTRAIEADGTQSIFFSNRALANLKLDRFQSALEDSARAIELDAGNVKAYHRRGLAHCGLLEWGPAKRDLEVVVRAKPGDEAVRRALEVCERMLRRERFERAIRADGDEEQRRLCKTLSLASFAGNADLASYDGPALELEQETDAEGAPAGARVANMSAEFVRYMVEELFVQGKRLPKKYVAAIVSHAERLFAAEPTVVELRTAELGCRVSVCGDTHGQLYDVLNVFQRFGKVGDDHVYLFNGDFVDRGSWSCEVAVLFYSLKILYPGRFFLNRGNHETNNMNKVYGFEDECKYKYSQRIFNLFAESFESLPLATVIDDAYLVMHGGLMSDDSVTLADMKAIDRFHQPPREGAFMELLWSDPQAAEGLGPSQRGLGYAFGPDVTARFLEKNGLKKIIRSHEVRMGGVAFEHAGKLVTVFSAPNYCDTQGNLGGIIHVVPGKGNKGELGNDDENLYVETFAAVPHPDIKPMAYSSGVLGF, from the coding sequence ATGACCGCGGCGACAGCGTTGGATTACAAGAACGAGGGCAACGAGTGGGTGAAGGCAAAGGACTACGCGCGGGCGGTGGAGGCGTACACGCGGGCGATCGAGGCGGACGGCACGCAGTCGATCTTCTTCTCGAACCGGGCGCTCGCGAACCTCAAGCTCGACCGGTTCCAGAGCGCGCTGGAGGACAGCGCGCGGGCGATCGAGCTGGATGCGGGGAATGTGAAGGCGTACCACCGGCGGGGGCTGGCGCACTGCGGGCTGCTGGAGTGGGGGCCGGCGAAGCGGGACCTGGAGGTGGTGGTGCGGGCGAAGCCCGGGGACGAGGCGGTGCGGCGAGCGCTGGAGGTGTGCGAGCGGATGCTGCGGCGCGAGCGGTTCGAGCGGGCGATCCGGGCGGACGGGGACGAGGAGCAGCGGCGGCTGTGCAAGACGTTGTCGCTGGCGTCGTTCGCGGGGAACGCGGACCTGGCGAGCTACGACGGGCCTgcgctggagctggagcaggagacggacgcggagggcgcgccagcgggcgcgcgcgtgGCGAACATGAGCGCGGAGTTCGTGCGGTACATGGTGGAGGAGCTGTTTGTGCAGGGCAAGCGGCTGCCCAAGAAGTACGTGGCGGCGATCGTGTCGCACGCGGAGCGGCTGTTCGCGGCGGAGCCGACGGTGGTGGAGCTGCGAACCGCGGAGCTGGGGTGCCGGGTGTCGGTGTGCGGCGACACGCACGGGCAGCTGTACGACGTGCTGAACGTGTTCCAGCGCTTCGGTAAGGTGGGCGACGACCACGTGTACCTGTTCAACGGCGACTTCGTGGACCGCGGGTCGTGGTCGTGCGAGGTGGCGGTGCTGTTCTACAGTCTGAAGATCCTGTACCCGGGACGCTTCTTCCTGAACCGGGGCAACCACGAGACGAACAACATGAACAAGGTCTACGGGTTCGAGGACGAGTGCAAGTACAAGTACTCACAGCGCATCTTCAACCTGTTCGCGGAAAGCTTCGAGTCGCTGCCGCTGGCCACCGTCATCGACGACGCCTACCTGGTGATGCATGGCGGGCTGATGAGCGACGACAGCGTCACGCTGGCCGACATGAAGGCCATCGACCGCTTCCATCAACCTCCGCGGGAGGGCGCGTTCATGGAGCTGCTGTGGTCCGACCCGCAGGCTGCGGAGGGACTCGGGCCCTCGCAGCGCGGGCTGGGGTACGCCTTCGGTCCGGACGTCACGGCCCGCTTCCTCGAGAAGAATGGCCTGAAGAAGATCATTCGGTCGCATGAGGTCCGCATGGGCGGCGTCGCGTTCGAGCACGCCGGCAAGTTGGTCACGGTGTTCAGCGCCCCCAACTACTGTGATACCCAGGGCAATCTCGGTGGTATCATCCACGTTGTGCCCGGCAAGGGAAACAAGGGCGAGTTGGGCAATGATGACGAAAACCTCTATGTTGAGACGTTCGCCGCTGTGCCGCATCCAGACATCAAGCCAATGGCATACTCAAGCGGGGTGCTCGGCTTCTAA